In Silene latifolia isolate original U9 population chromosome 3, ASM4854445v1, whole genome shotgun sequence, a single window of DNA contains:
- the LOC141649551 gene encoding uncharacterized protein LOC141649551, translating into MTSSSTPNLCRSGVGIKLPLYLYADFTGVDFSKALIAKILDQRFLDVFRLYDRISEHWKLQGSVTIRAMKPYYIFEFSSAVDLAFFRLRQTVNIEGSLFVFRPVSPTTVPDNLLFHVVPLWIRVHHLPLQLLNTSVAAYLLSHVGDICEEESYPSLLPPRNFVRVKVWVDLSKPLIPGCYLALNDSEHLWIGFSYEGVFRFCKTCGLLGHRVSFCPSGKVHGSRGIRTRLNELAARGLQVLHGPPGSSFYTPEIFGLPPHLHYLNSDVHTLSSSDPVLVDSGGSSPVFSFSSSSSDDDDDAMDYTFPPDTCVHEDESREVLLENFPLIRGSVLPGPFSPGCSSFPVAGHSRGGLSSFEVGGPSHGGAPPRAREISPSFRMSVPEDEVDATLELGLAEPSTPPRSVDVSCLFRSLFWVPLALTIMLWTLLDERDDAVVQVLGLVADRDFNQIELFADKFGGSEFIRGQSDFTAWKIQNSLMDVPFFGPRFTWMNSQFDGNFIMERLDRAYATQDWFTLFPSASILHLPILVSDHAPILLSLGPISKSHKRPYRIDNWCLSYPEVRDLVLKAWETPFFGSAMFVVSLDEISASAFLHLRSSRLQLLRDQRQYWVQRSKVKSEILDGFPTRFLYNRVKQRSTKHHILALRTTDNVWLESPDDITEEIVTYFKHLLTSNTALAPASHVESLKSCFDGLTFPRLGSFECSLLQEPFRETKVMIALRGMDASKSPGPDGITPLFFHTFWPQIGHLVTSAILRFLNSGVMLKEWNNTLIVLIPKTDKPECVSQYRPISLCNVVYRLASKCMANRLKLVIPSLISESQQAFVPDRLMSDGCLIAHEIMHYINKTKKGTNCYSVIKLDMHKAFDRVSWNFLMSALDLFGFPISWRNLIWECISTVTYSIMINGEPSVSFHPSCGLRQRDPLSPYLFIMCMEILSRQLQAAESRHQIVGLKISRYAPPLSHLFYADDAFICCKATPASFDSIRDIFHDFEAASGQMINLQKSFIKFSPNSPADFKSHMTSILRMKAADSFGTYLGVPVDLPKCKKNAFHDLLDKITTRISSWASLHLSQPSKLVIINSILIGSLVHILAAVPLPLSVSKKLDSLIAAFLVEYRKDLPIPSQKSKISQPSFVWQGLCKVVATCSEAMAWKVGNGTLINLLTSQWVQGHKPGVRQDQNCQSIAISDLIDANGLWRTSFIFRIFDTSIAKGHSAMEPPLLEIDDFLHVWRASLLGIRSMANSNVSFIKWLADHLLYLYRASSPGFDGLLYFFCVLRSIWLTRNSIVFENAVLSPIRILRLAETLHRSHLSLASLYHEEFQPWRISSLVRLSPPNLNATFSYELFICRSPVQNGYVASVVSDSCLPKFFHLRASSLFAATSYALHQFMISQASSFADTAFIVSSQKLCSVLASQKPVPIDVRNSLRGIRTLLRSRRNWSVSLATG; encoded by the exons ATGACCTCTTCATCTACGCCGAATCTCTGTCGATCTGGTGTAGGTATTAAATTACCCTTATATCTTTATGCGGACTTTACTGGTGTCGATTTCTCGAAAGCTCTTATTGCTAAAATACTTGATCAACGTTTCTTGGATGTTTTTCGCCTTTATGATCGGATTTCCGAGCACTGGAAACTTCAAGGATCTGTTACTATTCGTGCTATGAAGCCATATTATATCTTCGAGTTCTCCTCTGCTGTTGACCTCGCCTTTTTTCGCCTGCGACAGACTGTTAACATTGAAGGCAGTTTGTTCGTGTTTAGGCCGGTTTCCCCTACAACAGTTCCGGACAACTTGCTCTTTCATGTTGTTCCTTTATGGATTCGTGTTCATCATCTCCCTCTTCAGCTCCTTAACACCTCTGTTGCCGCGTATCTTCTCTCCCATGTGGGAGATATTTGTGAAGAGGAGTCGTATCCCTCTCTGCTTCCACCTAGAAATTTTGTTCGAGTGAAAGTTTGGGTGGACCTTTCCAAACCACTCATTCCTGGTTGCTATCTTGCTCTTAATGATAGTGAGCATCTGTGGATCGGATTCTCCTACGAAGGAGTTTTCAGATTCTGCAAAACTTGTGGTCTTTTGGGCCATCGTGTTTCGTTTTGCCCCTCGGGTAAAGTCCATGGTTCTCGTGGTATTCGAACCCGTCTGAATGAGCTTGCTGCTCGTGGTCTGCAGGTGTTACATGGCCCTCCTGGGTCGTCTTTTTATACCCCTGAGATATTTGGACTTCCTCCTCATCTTCACTATTTAAACTCGGATGTTCATACGCTTTCTTCCTCGGACCCTGTTCTTGTGGATTCGGGTGGCAGTTCCCCCGTGTTTTCCTTCTCATCATCGTCatcggatgatgatgacgatgctATGGACTATACTTTTCCTCCTGATACTTGTGTCCATGAGGACGAGTCTCGGGAAGTATTGCTTGAGAATTTCCCGCTGATTAGAGGCTCTGTTTTGCCTGGTCCTTTTTCACCTGGGTGTTCTTCTTTTCCTGTTGCTGGGCATTCACGGGGGGGACTTTCCTCGTTTGAGGTTGGTGGACCATCTCATGGTGGTGCACCTCCTCGTGCTAGGGAGATTTCCCCGTCGTTTCGTATGAGTGTCCCTGAGGACGAGGTTGATGCTACTCTCGAACTTGGTCTCGCTGAACCTTCGACTCCTCCTCGTTCCGTTGATGTCAGTTGTCTTTTTCGTTCCCTATTTTGGGTACCGTTAGCCCTCACCATAATGCTTTGGACTCTTTTGGACGAACG AGATGATGCAGTAGTTCAGGTTTTAGGTCTGGTGGCGGACC GTGACTTTAATCAAATTGAATTGTTTGCTGATAAGTTTGGAGGTTCGGAATTCATTAGGGGTCAAAGTGATTTTACGGCTTGGAAAATTCAGAATAGTCTTATGGATGTTCCTTTTTTTGGCCCCCGGTTTACTTGGATGAATAGTCAGTTTGATGGTAATTTTATAATGGAACGTCTTGACCGTGCTTATGCCACTCAGGATTGGTTTACTCTTTTTCCGTCTGCTTCAATTTTGCATCTTCCTATTCTTGTCTCGGATCATGCCCCTATTCTTCTTTCTTTAGGCCCGATTTCTAAATCACATAAACGCCCGTATCGTATTGACAATTGGTGCTTATCCTATCCTGAAGTCCGTGACCTAGTTTTAAAAGCTTGGGAAACTCCTTTCTTTGGATCTGCGATGTTTGTGGTGTCCC TTGATGAGATTTCGGCATCAGCTTTTTTACATCTTCGATCCTCTCGCTTACAACTGCTTCGAGATCAAAGACAATACTGGGTTCAACGCTCAAAGGTCAAAAGTGAGATTTTGGATGGGTTTCCTACACGCTTCCTTTATAATCGAGTGAAACAGCGATCAACCAAACATCATATCCTGGCCCTTCGTACTACTGATAACGTATGGTTGGAGTCCCCTGACGATATTACTGAGGAGATTGTTACTTACTTCAAGCATTTACTCACCTCTAATACCGCTTTGGCTCCTGCCTCTCATGTGGAATCCTTGAAATCCTGTTTTGATGGTTTAACTTTTCCTAGGCTAGGATCCTTTGAATGCTCTTTATTGCAAGAGCCTTTCAGGGAAACTAAAGTTATGATTGCTCTCCGTGGTATGGATGCATCGAAATCCCCGGGTCCTGATGGTATTACACCTCTTTTTTTCCACACTTTTTGGCCCCAGATAGGCCATTTAGTGACCTCGGCAATTCTTCGGTTTCTTAATTCAGGTGTCATGCTTAAGGAATGGAACAATACTCTCATTGTTCTAATACCGAAAACTGATAAACCTGAATGTGTCTCGCAGTATAGACCGATTAGCCTATGCAACGTCGTATACCGTTTGGCTTCCAAGTGTATGGCTAATCGTCTCAAGCTGGTAATTCCTTCTCTTATTTCTGAATCCCAGCAAGCGTTTGTTCCTGATCGTCTCATGTCTGATGGCTGCCTTATTGCTCATGAGATAATGCACTATATTAACAAGACTAAGAAAGGAACAAACTGTTACTCTGTCATCAAGCTTGACATGCATAAAGCCTTTGATCGTGTATCATGGAATTTTCTTATGTCAGCTTTGGATCTTTTTGGGTTTCCAATCTCTTGGCGTAATCTCATTTGGGAGTGCATCTCCACTGTGACATATAGTATCATGATTAATGGCGAACCTTCCGTTTCTTTTCATCCTTCTTGTGGATTACGACAAAGAGATCCTCTCTCAccttatttatttatcatgtGTATGGAAATTCTCTCTCGGCAACTTCAGGCAGCTGAGTCCAGACATCAAATAGTTGGCCTCAAGATTTCTCGGTATGCTCCGCCTTTATCACATCTGTTTTATGCTGACGATGCTTTTATTTGCTGTAAGGCGACGCCTGCTTCCTTTGACTCCATTCGGGATATTTTCCATGATTTTGAAGCTGCCTCGGGTCAGATGATTAATCTTCAAAAGTCTTTTATTAAATTTAGTCCAAATTCGCCAGCTGATTTCAAATCCCACATGACATCCATTTTGCGTATGAAAGCTGCTGATTCCTTTGGTACTTACTTGGGTGTTCCGGTGGACCTTCCTAAATGTAAGAAGAATGCTTTTCATGATCTATTGGACAAGATTACTACACGTATTTCGTCATGGGCATCTCTTCATTTATCTCAGCCTAGCAAGTTGGTTATCATTAACTCTATTTTGATTGGTTCGTTGGTCCATATTCTTGCCGCTGTTCCTCTACCTCTTTCAGTCTCTAAAAAACTTGACTCTTTAATTGCGGCCTTCCTGGTGGA ATATCGGAAGGATCTCCCTATTCCATCTCAGAAGTCCAAGATCTCACAACCCTCTTTTGTCTGGCAAGGTCTTTGTAAAGTTGTTGCAACTTGCTCTGAAGCTATGGCATGGAAAGTCGGTAATGGCACTTTAATTAATCTTCTCACTAGTCAATGGGTACAAGGTCATAAACCAGGTGTTCGGCAAGATCAGAACTGTCAATCTATTGCAATCTCAGATTTGATTGACGCGAATGGCTTATGGCGAACATCTTTTATCTTTCGTATCTTTGACACTTCAATCGCTAAAGGCCATTCGGCCATGGAACCGCCCCTTCTTGAAATTGATGACTTTCTC CATGTCTGGAGGGCTTCGTTGCTTGGGATTCGATCTATGGCTAACTCAAATGTCTCTTTTATTAAATGGCTTGCTGATCACCTGTTGTATCTTTATCGTGCTTCATCCCCGGGGTTTGATGGTCTTTTGTATTTCTTTTGTGTCTTGCGATCCATTTGGCTCACCCGAAACTCCATTGTTTTTGAGAATGCTGTACTTTCGCCTATACGCATACTTCGGCTGGCAGAGACCTTGCACCGGTCCCACTTAAGTTTAGCTTCTCTCTACCATGAAGAATTTCAACCATGGCGAATTTCCAGCTTGGTACGTTTGTCTCCACCAAATTTGAATGCTACGTTCTCTTATGAGCTATTCATTTGCAGGAGTCCTGTTCAGAATGGATATGTGGCTTCCGTTGTCTCTGACTCTTGCTTGCCTAAGTTCTTCCACTTGCGTGCTTCCTCTCTATTCGCGGCGACCTCGTATGCTTTGCACCAGTTTATGATAAGTCAAGCGTCTTCCTTTGCTGATACCGCTTTTATCGTTTCCTCACAAAAATTATGTTCAGTTCTGGCTTCTCAAAAGCCAGTCCCAATTGATGTGCGTAATTCCCTGCGTGGAATTCGTACTCTCCTTCGATCTCGGCGTAATTGGTCAGTTAGTTTAGCTACTGGTtag